A region from the Flavobacterium enshiense genome encodes:
- a CDS encoding HTTM domain-containing protein: MIDSLKKYLNKTTETATLAFFRLAFGLMMLGSIIRFVSYGWVEKLYIKPLFHFSYYGFEWVKPLGNFTYLLFFICGLAALMVAIGYKYRIAIIVFFLCFTYIELMDKTTYLNHYYFISLVSFLLIFLPAEAAYSVDAYQNPKKAFQQIPSWTVDVIKLMLGIVYFYAGLAKLNSDWLFEAMPLKIWLPMNAGMPVVGEFLNENWAHYALSWCGAIYDLTIPFLLLYKRTRILAFMLVVFFHVFTKMLFPIGVFPYVMIISTLIFFGSGFHKTVLQKVFGLFRMNVDRFENGLAKNNQFTFSEKLKFGFIAVFMTVQLLFPFRYLLYPGELFWTEEGFRFSWRVMLMEKNGYVQFKVTDAITKKTAYVNNSDFLTTFQEKQMSFQPDFILEYAHFLHDYYKKIGFNDPIVKVESYVNLNGRLSRKYIDPNINLAKENESFKHKTWILPFNDEIKGL, translated from the coding sequence ATGATTGATAGTCTGAAAAAATATCTTAATAAAACTACAGAAACCGCGACGCTGGCCTTTTTCAGGCTGGCGTTTGGTTTAATGATGCTGGGTAGCATTATCCGGTTTGTAAGTTATGGCTGGGTAGAAAAGCTGTATATTAAACCGTTGTTCCATTTTTCTTATTACGGTTTCGAATGGGTAAAGCCTTTGGGAAATTTTACGTATTTGTTGTTTTTTATTTGTGGTTTAGCTGCGCTGATGGTTGCAATAGGCTACAAATACAGAATAGCGATAATTGTTTTTTTTCTTTGCTTCACTTACATCGAACTGATGGATAAAACCACTTATCTCAACCATTACTATTTTATTTCACTGGTAAGCTTTTTGTTGATTTTTTTACCCGCAGAAGCTGCTTATTCCGTAGATGCTTACCAAAATCCGAAAAAGGCTTTTCAGCAAATACCTTCCTGGACAGTGGATGTAATAAAATTGATGCTGGGTATCGTATATTTTTATGCTGGATTGGCCAAACTTAATTCGGATTGGCTATTCGAGGCCATGCCTTTAAAAATATGGTTACCGATGAATGCAGGAATGCCGGTTGTAGGTGAATTTCTTAATGAAAACTGGGCGCATTATGCATTAAGCTGGTGTGGAGCTATTTACGATTTGACAATTCCGTTCTTATTGCTTTACAAAAGAACACGAATTTTAGCGTTCATGCTGGTTGTTTTTTTTCATGTATTTACAAAGATGCTATTTCCTATAGGGGTTTTTCCTTATGTGATGATAATTAGTACGCTTATCTTTTTCGGATCCGGTTTCCATAAAACAGTCCTGCAAAAAGTTTTCGGATTATTCAGAATGAATGTGGATCGGTTTGAAAACGGATTGGCAAAAAATAACCAATTTACTTTTTCTGAAAAATTAAAATTCGGCTTCATAGCTGTTTTTATGACCGTGCAGTTGCTTTTTCCGTTCCGTTATTTGCTGTATCCAGGAGAACTTTTCTGGACCGAAGAAGGTTTCCGTTTTTCATGGCGTGTAATGCTTATGGAAAAAAATGGGTATGTTCAATTCAAAGTTACTGACGCCATCACCAAAAAGACAGCTTATGTCAACAACAGTGATTTTCTGACTACTTTTCAGGAAAAGCAAATGTCTTTTCAACCCGATTTTATTTTAGAATACGCCCACTTTTTACACGATTATTATAAAAAAATAGGTTTTAACGACCCGATAGTCAAAGTTGAAAGTTATGTCAATCTCAACGGTCGTTTAAGTCGAAAATATATAGACCCCAATATAAATCTTGCAAAAGAAAATGAATCATTTAAACATAAAACCTGGATACTTCCGTTCAACGATGAAATTAAGGGATTATAA
- a CDS encoding TonB-dependent receptor domain-containing protein, whose protein sequence is MNHLNIKPGYFRSTMKLRDYKYLLLLFLTFNAFSQYKFSGTVVDNTGKKLSGVEIVNKSNGRSIYTDKKGDFSMSVSTPGNFVFVFFIEDYAMVEKAVKVDKTETYLKVVLYPLGKTLSEVVINKQRENIAAVRKLRDIEETAIYAGKKTEVVVLDKLTANKATNNPRQIYSQVVGLTINESNDGGLQLSVGGRGLDPNRTSNFNTRQNGYDISADVLGYPESYYATPTEALEEIQIVRGAASLQYGTQFGGMINFKIKSPSKKEIEFTNRTTGGSYDLFTNFTSLSGTKGKFSYYSFYNYKQGNGFRPNSQFDAKNFFANLNYQFTANTSLHFDYTHFDYLAKQPGGLTDYMFNQDPTQSNRARNWFAVDWNLYSLRLKHKFSHNADFSLQLFGLDASRDALGFRSNRVSDEDKPGTERDLILGDFVNWGAEARYLKRYILFNNSNAFLIGGKYYQSRNTGIQGPGSSGSDADFELATDEFPDYGNQSSYVFPNLNVSLFGENIFKISSAFSVTPGFRYEYIKTQADGYYRRIRKDLSGNVFYDKTLYEDTVKERSFVLLGLGLSYKPMNKMEIYGNISQNYRSVTFNDIRTASPSQAIAEDITDEKGYTVDIGTRGRLFDKVTFDVSGFALYYDHKIGEYEAANPNGGAAVVRLRDNIGTAITYGVETMLDWNIGKTFLDDNENFVWNMFSNVSVTGSEYLESDKPNIKGNKVEFVPLYNVKTGMGMGYKNFLSSLQLTYVSSQFTDAENLQTDPNDNIYGIFGEIPSYYVMDLSAAYKWKRFKLEAGINNITDNWYFTRRATGYPGPGIIPSEPRVFYTTLEFVF, encoded by the coding sequence ATGAATCATTTAAACATAAAACCTGGATACTTCCGTTCAACGATGAAATTAAGGGATTATAAATATCTGTTACTACTTTTTTTAACCTTCAATGCGTTCTCACAATATAAATTTTCAGGAACTGTTGTAGATAATACCGGAAAAAAACTTTCAGGGGTAGAGATAGTCAATAAAAGTAACGGTAGAAGCATTTACACCGATAAAAAAGGGGATTTCTCTATGAGTGTTTCGACTCCTGGCAATTTCGTATTTGTCTTCTTTATTGAGGACTATGCAATGGTCGAAAAGGCTGTGAAGGTTGATAAGACGGAAACTTATCTGAAAGTGGTATTGTACCCTTTGGGCAAAACGCTTTCAGAAGTTGTTATAAACAAACAACGCGAAAACATAGCGGCAGTCAGAAAGCTTAGGGATATTGAAGAAACTGCTATTTACGCCGGAAAAAAGACGGAAGTTGTTGTTCTAGATAAATTGACGGCCAATAAAGCTACAAACAATCCGCGTCAAATTTATTCTCAGGTGGTAGGATTAACGATAAACGAAAGCAACGACGGAGGTTTACAGCTTTCTGTTGGTGGACGAGGTTTGGACCCGAACCGAACATCAAATTTCAATACGCGTCAAAACGGTTATGATATCAGCGCCGACGTTTTAGGTTATCCGGAAAGTTATTATGCCACACCAACAGAAGCTTTGGAAGAGATTCAAATAGTTCGTGGTGCAGCCTCATTACAGTATGGAACGCAGTTTGGAGGAATGATCAACTTTAAAATAAAGAGTCCGAGTAAAAAAGAAATAGAATTTACCAACAGAACTACTGGTGGGTCGTATGACTTGTTTACCAACTTCACCAGTTTGAGCGGTACCAAAGGAAAGTTCAGTTACTATTCTTTTTACAATTACAAGCAAGGAAATGGTTTCCGTCCGAATTCACAATTCGATGCTAAAAACTTCTTTGCCAATCTGAATTATCAGTTTACGGCAAATACATCTTTGCATTTTGATTACACTCATTTCGATTATCTGGCAAAACAACCGGGAGGTTTAACGGACTATATGTTCAATCAGGATCCGACACAAAGTAACCGCGCACGTAACTGGTTTGCTGTGGATTGGAACCTGTATTCCCTTAGATTAAAGCACAAATTCAGTCATAATGCCGATTTTTCATTACAATTGTTCGGTTTGGATGCATCAAGAGACGCACTCGGATTCCGTTCTAACCGTGTTTCAGATGAGGATAAGCCGGGAACGGAAAGAGACTTGATTTTGGGTGATTTCGTGAACTGGGGAGCAGAAGCACGTTATCTGAAAAGATATATCTTATTTAATAATTCCAATGCCTTTTTAATAGGAGGGAAGTATTATCAGTCAAGAAATACCGGGATTCAAGGGCCGGGAAGTTCAGGGTCTGATGCCGATTTTGAATTGGCTACGGATGAGTTTCCGGATTACGGCAATCAATCATCATATGTTTTCCCTAACCTTAATGTTTCTTTGTTCGGAGAAAATATTTTTAAAATTTCTTCAGCTTTTTCAGTTACGCCGGGTTTCAGATATGAATATATAAAAACACAGGCTGATGGTTATTACAGACGAATCCGTAAAGACTTGTCTGGTAACGTTTTTTATGACAAGACACTATATGAGGACACTGTGAAAGAAAGAAGTTTTGTTTTATTGGGATTAGGATTAAGTTACAAGCCAATGAACAAAATGGAGATTTATGGAAATATATCCCAAAACTATCGCTCTGTAACATTCAATGATATCCGTACTGCCAGTCCGAGTCAGGCCATTGCCGAAGATATTACCGATGAAAAAGGATATACTGTTGATATCGGAACCAGAGGAAGGTTGTTCGATAAAGTAACATTCGATGTCAGTGGTTTTGCTCTGTATTATGACCATAAGATAGGGGAGTATGAGGCCGCAAATCCAAACGGAGGAGCCGCTGTGGTACGTTTACGTGACAATATCGGAACTGCGATTACTTATGGGGTTGAAACGATGTTAGACTGGAATATCGGCAAAACATTCTTAGATGATAATGAGAATTTTGTATGGAATATGTTCTCCAATGTATCTGTTACAGGATCGGAATATCTTGAATCCGACAAACCAAACATAAAAGGAAATAAAGTTGAATTTGTTCCCTTGTATAATGTGAAAACGGGTATGGGAATGGGATACAAGAACTTTTTGTCGAGTCTTCAATTAACGTACGTTTCTTCTCAATTCACAGATGCGGAAAACCTACAGACAGATCCGAATGATAATATTTATGGTATTTTCGGGGAGATTCCTTCTTATTATGTAATGGATTTATCAGCGGCATATAAGTGGAAACGATTCAAATTGGAGGCTGGAATAAACAACATAACAGATAACTGGTACTTCACCAGAAGAGCTACCGGATATCCTGGGCCTGGGATTATTCCTTCAGAACCAAGAGTGTTTTATACTACTTTGGAATTTGTTTTTTAA
- the guaB gene encoding IMP dehydrogenase: MKAHTAKIIGEGLTYDDVLLVPNYSEVLPREVSIKTKFSKNITLNVPIVSAAMDTVTESSMAIAMAREGGIGVLHKNMTIEQQAAEVRKVKRAESGMIIDPVTLPLTATVGDAKLAMREFGIGGIPVVNGNQVLNGIVTNRDLRFEKNNARAITEVMTAQNLVTAPEGTTLAAAEEILQENKIEKLPVVNAENKLIGLITFRDITKLTQKPNANKDKFGRLRVAAALGVTADAVERATALVNAGVDAVIIDTAHGHTKGVVDVLKQVKAKFPELDVVVGNIATPEAALYLAESGADAVKVGIGPGSICTTRVVAGVGFPQFSAVLEVAAALRGTGVPVIADGGIRYTGDIPKAIAAGADCVMLGSLLAGTMESPGETIIFEGRKFKSYRGMGSVEAMKEGSKDRYFQDVEDDVKKLVPEGIVGRVPYKGELNESMLQFIGGLRAGMGYCGSSSIEELQTKGRFVRITSSGISESHPHNVTITKEAPNYSR; the protein is encoded by the coding sequence ATGAAAGCACATACAGCTAAAATTATCGGTGAAGGTCTAACCTACGATGATGTTCTTCTGGTTCCAAATTACTCTGAAGTACTTCCACGCGAAGTAAGTATCAAAACTAAATTCTCGAAAAATATTACGCTTAACGTTCCAATTGTTTCTGCAGCAATGGATACCGTTACAGAAAGTTCTATGGCAATCGCTATGGCTCGTGAAGGTGGAATTGGTGTTTTACATAAGAATATGACCATTGAACAACAGGCTGCTGAAGTACGCAAAGTAAAACGTGCTGAAAGCGGAATGATTATCGATCCGGTTACTTTACCTTTAACCGCTACAGTTGGTGATGCTAAATTGGCAATGCGCGAATTCGGTATCGGTGGAATTCCGGTAGTGAATGGCAATCAGGTTTTAAACGGAATTGTTACCAATCGTGATTTACGCTTTGAGAAAAACAATGCCCGCGCCATTACAGAAGTAATGACAGCTCAAAACCTTGTTACTGCTCCGGAAGGAACAACTTTAGCTGCTGCAGAAGAAATTCTTCAGGAAAATAAAATCGAAAAATTACCTGTAGTTAATGCGGAAAACAAATTAATCGGTTTAATTACTTTCAGAGATATTACAAAACTTACACAGAAACCTAACGCGAACAAAGATAAATTCGGACGTTTACGCGTAGCTGCTGCTCTTGGTGTTACAGCTGATGCAGTAGAAAGAGCTACCGCTTTGGTTAACGCTGGTGTTGATGCAGTTATCATTGATACAGCTCACGGACATACAAAAGGGGTAGTGGACGTTTTAAAACAAGTAAAAGCTAAATTCCCTGAATTGGATGTGGTTGTTGGAAACATCGCTACTCCAGAGGCTGCTTTATACTTGGCAGAAAGTGGTGCCGATGCTGTAAAAGTCGGAATCGGACCTGGTTCTATCTGTACAACACGTGTAGTTGCCGGTGTTGGTTTCCCTCAGTTTTCAGCTGTATTGGAAGTTGCTGCTGCTTTACGTGGTACTGGTGTTCCGGTTATTGCTGATGGTGGAATCCGTTATACAGGTGATATCCCGAAAGCAATCGCTGCAGGTGCCGACTGTGTAATGCTAGGTTCATTATTAGCAGGAACAATGGAATCTCCAGGTGAGACTATCATCTTCGAAGGAAGAAAATTCAAATCATACCGAGGAATGGGTTCTGTTGAAGCCATGAAAGAAGGTTCTAAAGACCGTTATTTCCAAGATGTGGAAGACGATGTGAAGAAACTGGTTCCGGAAGGAATTGTAGGGCGAGTTCCTTACAAAGGAGAATTGAATGAAAGCATGTTACAATTCATCGGAGGATTAAGAGCCGGTATGGGATACTGTGGTTCTTCTTCTATTGAAGAGTTACAAACCAAAGGACGTTTTGTACGCATTACATCAAGCGGTATCAGCGAAAGCCACCCGCACAATGTAACAATTACTAAAGAAGCTCCGAATTATTCGAGATAA
- a CDS encoding PKD-like domain-containing protein, producing MNLKTLKVKSSTILCSAVLALTGLTSFSQSPGGVSANLTLWLKADNPATITGSPVQAWSTSGGSAAGYSVTQGTVANRPTLINGATNYTKYNYNPNIKFTSGSSTRLFKTGGSPDLLGNNGTAIIVTTQAGITGFSFYSGTTGRYQLKPDFRFQTGLSGTGYTFDWGAPTEYSTTSAAMIASYGCASNAALRKNSVQVTTPNNTATLYNPSITTGLYLGANNTSEYCNSSIAEVILFNAKPTIADMDRIESYLAIKYGITRGGNTNTAGTYNYIASDGITILWSKVLNTGFNNDIAVIGRDDNSGLAQKQSISVNNGEALTISLGNGAIPTENATNSAAFSSNLSFLAWGNNGLTKAFNTGASKPTGVLERLNRIWKTNATNFSQQTTFGFENAQITGLGTTGNLCLLFDEDGTDFSNAVVVAACSAVNTGTRTEFRGINIPAGKPYFTLARMVTPTLITNNGPICEGTTLNLTAETMTPSTTYSWTGPNGFTSTDQNPSIPSITAAGSGTYSVTITTSTCTTVLSTPVTVTPAPAPTFTPVGPICSGDTLAPLPTTSNEGVTGTWSPALDNTLTTTYTFTPTTGLCSGRATMIITVNPVVTPTFTQVAPICSGGTLAALPTTSDNGITGSWSPALDNTTTTNYIFTPDAWQCASTTPMTITVNPVVTPAFTQVAPICSGGTMAALPTTSDNGITGSWSPALDNTTTTNYIFTPDAGQCASTAPMTITVNQLPTISGTSSVCNGSKIQLIGSGTAASTNAWTSSDNSVAIVDANGWVTGVSAGPVIITFTDINGCSATANVDVLVTPTANISVTGAPLICTGTASEITITGTPDATVNYTINGTPASVTIPASGFVAFSTGDLSAQTIYQLVNVTTTSGCTSALFQSADVNIAPQPTASISPDTTVCSNSSTDIKFEGTAGATVSYTVNSGAIQTVILDTAGTATVNTGNLTADATYTLVNAIAGTTPNCIQSLTGSSTVAVVQRPAVTATPTSQTLCSGQSTGIRLEDTVPNTTFTWTYAQTGGVTGASNGSGNIISQVLTAGTTTGTVTYTITPSSSSNCAGTPTTVTVTVNPVPDVNVINAAPSICTENPTNITMSSTIPGATFSWNATQTGGVTGAASGTGTSINQVLTAFGTTVGQVVYTIIPDNSGCMGTPKTVIVTVYPKPKITASPSSAILCSGEKTNIMLNSNVPGTVFNWSVMPDGVLGAVSDSGNTISQTLTTAGSTPGTVIYTITPTANGCTGEPITVTVTVNPTPEIFSDANPPAICSGDSSGITVTPAFSGTSISWTVVQNGVKGAFDGSGSETSPGLGIAIDQILTTTGNVQGTVVYTITPMYNGCAGDPKTVTVLVNPTPKINIQEGSICIDATTGALIYGYTMDTGLSEADYSFQWYFENNMNNVIATTSSYVATEAGTYTVSIMNSSTGCSDVFIIKVEASNPATTATAVVTNYFEDTQAITVTVAGNGSYLYSLDGGAFQESNVFVNVLPGEHTVTIQDAAGCTNITLEHIVTIGYPRFFTPNGDGFNDTWNIWSLSNDQPNAEIHIYDRYGKLIKQIVPSGTGWDGLFNGQTLPSTDYWFTVKYKENGAEKLFKAHFSMRR from the coding sequence ATGAATTTGAAAACTTTGAAAGTCAAAAGCTCCACAATCCTGTGCAGTGCCGTTTTAGCATTAACAGGATTGACTTCTTTTTCGCAATCTCCTGGCGGTGTATCTGCCAACTTAACATTATGGCTAAAGGCTGACAATCCAGCGACCATAACTGGCAGTCCTGTACAGGCATGGTCAACCAGTGGTGGTAGTGCTGCGGGTTATAGTGTTACACAAGGAACGGTAGCAAACAGACCCACACTCATCAACGGAGCAACAAACTATACCAAATACAATTATAACCCAAATATTAAATTCACTTCGGGATCGAGTACCAGATTATTTAAAACCGGAGGTTCCCCGGATTTATTGGGAAATAACGGGACTGCAATAATCGTTACCACGCAAGCAGGAATAACCGGTTTTAGCTTTTACTCAGGTACTACCGGACGCTATCAGTTAAAACCTGATTTCCGCTTCCAAACGGGACTTTCAGGAACGGGATATACCTTTGATTGGGGAGCACCAACAGAGTATTCCACAACTTCTGCCGCTATGATTGCCAGTTACGGATGTGCTTCAAATGCAGCCTTACGAAAAAATTCCGTGCAAGTTACAACTCCTAATAACACGGCAACTCTATACAATCCTTCTATTACAACAGGATTGTACTTGGGAGCCAATAATACTTCTGAATATTGCAACAGCTCCATAGCTGAAGTAATTTTATTCAATGCCAAGCCAACCATTGCCGACATGGACAGAATCGAAAGTTATCTGGCAATAAAATATGGAATTACCCGAGGCGGTAATACAAATACCGCAGGAACATACAATTATATAGCTTCTGATGGAATTACCATCTTATGGAGTAAGGTTTTAAATACTGGATTTAACAATGATATTGCTGTTATAGGAAGAGACGACAACAGCGGATTAGCCCAAAAACAATCTATTAGTGTGAATAACGGTGAAGCTTTAACCATTTCGTTAGGCAATGGAGCAATACCAACAGAAAATGCTACCAATTCAGCTGCTTTTTCCAGCAACCTTTCTTTCTTAGCATGGGGAAATAACGGATTAACAAAAGCATTTAATACAGGAGCCAGTAAACCTACAGGTGTATTGGAGCGTTTAAACCGTATATGGAAAACAAATGCGACCAACTTTAGTCAGCAAACCACTTTCGGATTCGAAAATGCTCAAATTACCGGTTTAGGAACAACGGGTAATTTATGCTTGTTGTTTGATGAAGATGGTACCGATTTTTCGAATGCTGTTGTTGTCGCTGCCTGTTCAGCAGTCAATACGGGAACCCGTACTGAATTTAGAGGAATAAATATTCCGGCAGGGAAACCTTATTTTACTTTAGCAAGAATGGTAACGCCAACGCTAATTACAAATAATGGTCCAATTTGCGAAGGAACCACTTTGAATTTAACTGCAGAAACTATGACTCCGTCAACCACTTATTCGTGGACCGGACCTAACGGTTTTACTTCAACAGACCAAAACCCGTCAATCCCTTCAATAACTGCAGCTGGAAGCGGTACTTATTCTGTAACTATTACAACATCAACCTGTACCACGGTTTTAAGCACGCCTGTTACCGTTACACCGGCTCCAGCTCCAACCTTTACACCGGTTGGTCCTATTTGTTCAGGAGACACATTGGCTCCCCTGCCAACAACTTCTAATGAGGGAGTTACCGGGACATGGTCACCAGCTTTGGATAATACATTAACAACTACCTATACTTTTACCCCAACAACCGGACTGTGTTCGGGTCGGGCAACAATGATTATTACTGTGAACCCTGTTGTAACGCCTACATTTACGCAGGTTGCACCAATTTGCTCAGGCGGAACGCTAGCTGCCTTACCAACAACTTCTGATAATGGAATTACAGGGTCTTGGTCTCCGGCTTTGGATAATACAACAACAACTAATTATATTTTTACTCCTGATGCCTGGCAGTGCGCCTCAACAACACCTATGACCATTACGGTAAACCCAGTAGTTACACCTGCATTTACACAAGTTGCGCCAATTTGCTCAGGCGGAACGATGGCGGCGCTGCCAACAACTTCTGATAATGGGATTACGGGATCTTGGTCTCCGGCTTTGGATAACACAACTACAACTAATTATATTTTTACTCCTGATGCCGGACAATGTGCTTCTACAGCACCTATGACTATTACAGTTAACCAATTACCAACAATTTCAGGGACTTCATCGGTGTGTAATGGCTCAAAAATACAATTAATAGGTTCGGGAACAGCTGCATCGACAAATGCGTGGACTTCTTCCGATAATTCAGTAGCCATCGTGGATGCAAACGGATGGGTAACAGGAGTTTCCGCAGGACCGGTTATCATAACATTTACAGATATCAACGGATGTTCAGCGACTGCAAACGTAGATGTATTAGTAACACCTACAGCAAACATTTCTGTAACGGGAGCGCCACTAATCTGTACCGGAACAGCTTCCGAAATCACCATCACGGGAACACCGGATGCAACGGTTAATTATACAATAAACGGAACTCCGGCTTCAGTTACCATACCAGCATCAGGTTTTGTGGCATTCTCAACCGGAGATTTATCGGCTCAGACGATTTATCAATTAGTAAATGTTACTACAACCTCAGGATGTACGTCAGCATTATTTCAATCAGCAGATGTAAATATTGCTCCGCAGCCTACTGCATCAATTTCTCCTGACACTACGGTTTGCAGTAATTCTTCGACTGACATTAAATTTGAAGGTACAGCCGGAGCAACTGTGAGCTACACCGTTAACTCGGGCGCTATCCAAACGGTTATCCTTGATACCGCAGGAACAGCGACTGTAAATACAGGAAACTTGACAGCAGACGCTACTTATACTTTGGTGAATGCAATTGCAGGAACTACACCAAACTGTATTCAGTCATTAACAGGATCTTCAACAGTAGCGGTAGTGCAACGTCCTGCCGTAACAGCAACACCAACTTCTCAAACATTATGTTCCGGACAGTCTACAGGAATTCGATTAGAAGATACTGTTCCGAATACTACTTTCACGTGGACCTATGCCCAAACAGGAGGCGTAACCGGAGCTTCTAACGGAAGCGGAAACATCATTTCGCAGGTGCTTACTGCAGGGACTACCACTGGAACGGTAACCTATACTATTACGCCTTCATCCTCCAGCAATTGTGCAGGAACACCAACTACAGTGACAGTTACAGTAAACCCTGTACCTGATGTAAATGTTATTAATGCAGCGCCATCTATTTGCACGGAAAACCCTACAAACATAACTATGTCAAGTACAATTCCAGGCGCTACTTTTAGCTGGAATGCTACTCAGACAGGTGGAGTAACGGGAGCAGCAAGCGGAACAGGAACATCAATCAACCAGGTTCTTACAGCTTTTGGCACCACTGTTGGTCAGGTTGTTTATACAATTATTCCAGATAACAGCGGTTGTATGGGAACACCAAAAACGGTTATCGTTACCGTTTACCCGAAACCTAAAATTACAGCCAGCCCATCATCGGCAATCTTATGTTCAGGCGAAAAAACCAATATCATGCTGAACAGCAATGTGCCCGGAACTGTATTTAATTGGTCCGTTATGCCAGATGGCGTATTAGGAGCCGTATCCGACAGCGGAAACACTATAAGTCAAACACTTACTACCGCTGGTTCAACCCCAGGTACGGTTATATATACCATCACTCCAACTGCTAACGGATGTACAGGTGAACCGATTACCGTAACGGTAACGGTTAATCCGACACCGGAGATATTTAGTGATGCGAACCCGCCAGCTATTTGCAGCGGCGACTCATCAGGTATTACTGTTACTCCGGCTTTTTCGGGAACATCCATTTCCTGGACCGTTGTTCAAAACGGAGTAAAAGGCGCATTTGACGGCAGCGGTTCTGAAACCTCTCCGGGATTGGGAATTGCAATCGATCAGATTTTAACCACTACAGGAAATGTACAAGGAACGGTAGTTTATACCATTACACCAATGTATAATGGTTGTGCCGGAGATCCTAAAACTGTTACTGTTCTCGTGAATCCTACACCAAAAATCAACATCCAAGAGGGATCGATTTGTATTGATGCAACTACCGGAGCCTTGATCTACGGATACACGATGGATACCGGTTTAAGCGAAGCCGATTATAGCTTCCAATGGTATTTTGAAAACAACATGAACAATGTTATTGCAACGACCAGTTCTTATGTAGCCACTGAAGCGGGTACATATACTGTTTCCATCATGAATTCTTCTACAGGCTGTTCGGATGTATTCATTATTAAAGTTGAAGCTTCTAATCCGGCGACAACCGCTACAGCAGTAGTTACGAATTACTTCGAGGACACTCAGGCCATCACTGTAACGGTAGCCGGAAACGGATCATATTTATACAGTTTAGATGGTGGAGCATTCCAGGAAAGCAATGTCTTTGTAAATGTACTTCCGGGAGAGCACACCGTAACGATTCAGGATGCTGCAGGATGTACGAATATTACTTTAGAGCATATCGTGACCATTGGTTATCCGCGTTTCTTTACACCGAACGGTGACGGATTTAACGATACCTGGAACATCTGGTCGTTGAGTAATGATCAGCCAAATGCTGAAATCCATATCTACGACCGTTATGGAAAACTGATCAAACAGATTGTTCCAAGCGGAACCGGATGGGACGGATTGTTCAACGGACAGACTTTACCTTCTACAGATTACTGGTTTACAGTTAAATATAAAGAGAACGGCGCTGAGAAACTATTCAAAGCACACTTCTCGATGAGACGATAA